One region of Solanum pennellii chromosome 6, SPENNV200 genomic DNA includes:
- the LOC107022685 gene encoding protein DOWNY MILDEW RESISTANCE 6-like: protein MTTTSVLSSGFNHSTLPQSYVRPESQRPCMSEVVDSDDLVPVIDMSCTNRNVIVHQIGEACRLYGFFQVINHGVSKKVIDEMLGVSHEFFKLPVEEKMKLYSDDPSKTMRLSTSFNVKKEAVHNWRDYLRLHCYPLDKYAPEWPSNPPSFREIVSKYCMEVRELGYRLEEAISESLGLEKDCIKNVLGEQGQHMAINFYPQCPQPELTYGLPAHTDPNAITILLQDLQVAGLQVLKDGKWLSIKPQPNAFVINLGDQLEALSNGKYKSIWHRAIVNSDKARMSVASFLCPNDCSIISAPKTLTEDGSSAIYRHFTYAEYYEKFWSRNLDQEYCLELFKNDGT from the exons ATGACAACAACAAGTGTTCTTTCTAGTGGATTCAACCACTCAACCCTCCCTCAGTCTTACGTTCGACCTGAATCTCAAAGACCTTGCATGTCTGAAGTTGTTGATAGCGACGATCTTGTCCCAGTCATTGATATGTCTTGTACTAATAGGAACGTTATCGTTCATCAAATCGGTGAAGCTTGTCGTCTTTATGGGTTTTTCCAG GTGATAAATCACGGTGTGTCGAAGAAGGTGATAGATGAAATGTTAGGGGTAAGTCATGAATTTTTTAAGCTACCAGTTGAAGAAAAGATGAAATTGTATTCTGATGATCCATCAAAAACTATGAGATTATCAACTAGTTTTAATGTTAAGAAGGAAGCTGTTCATAATTGGAGAGATTATCTTAGGCTACATTGTTATCCTTTGGACAAATATGCCCCTGAATGGCCTTCTAATCCTCCTTCTTtcag GGAAATAGTAAGCAAATATTGCATGGAAGTTAGAGAGCTTGGATATAGATTGGAAGAAGCAATATCAGAGAGCTTAGGGCTTGAGAAGGATTGTATAAAAAATGTGTTAGGTGAACAAGGACAACATATGGCTATCAATTTTTATCCTCAGTGTCCACAACCTGAATTAACTTATGGGTTACCAGCCCATACAGATCCAAATGCAATTAcaattcttcttcaagatttgCAAGTGGCTGGCCTTCAAGTTCTTAAGGATGGAAAATGGCTATCTATTAAACCTCAGCCTAATGCCTTTGTCATCAATCTTGGTGATCAATTGGAG GCGTTGAGTAATGGGAAGTATAAAAGTATATGGCATAGAGCTATAGTGAATTCAGACAAAGCAAGGATGTCTGTGGCTTCTTTCCTCTGTCCCAATGATTGTTCCATTATCAGTGCTCCAAAAACCTTAACTGAAGATGGATCTTCTGCAATTTATCGACATTTCACTTATGCtgaatattatgaaaaattcTGGAGCAGGAATTTAGATCAGGAATATTGTTTAGAACTTTTCAAGAACGATGGAACCTAG
- the LOC107022475 gene encoding GDSL esterase/lipase At3g27950-like produces the protein MEKLVLTLLALLLYLGLVYGEISNKCVFPAIYNFGDSNSDTGGKSAAFRQVPPPNGLTFFGSPMGRMCDGRLIIDLIADRLELQYLSPYLDSVMANFRNGANFATAGSSILPGGYSPFSLEVQISQFLQFKKRTILLSDLSIPNKSKWSSSKVNIANPQDFSKALYTFDIGQNDLSYGFQYTHEAQVRASIPLIIDNFTQAIHQLYYEGAVNFWIHNTGPIGCLPYSVIDYPLKPQGLDGIGCIENENKVAREFNEQLKDRILHLRAELPGAAFTYVDIYSAKYQLISSAKEQGFGDPLKFCCGWYNNGSEVACGQTAIVNGTEHGKACSDPTKYISWDGVHYTDAANVWLAKSILNGSFSDPPVPIEQSCSHSLT, from the exons ATGGAGAAATTAGTATTAACATTGTTAGCATTACTATTATACTTGGGATTAGTTTATGGAGAAATTAGTAACAAGTGTGTGTTTCCAGCAATATATAATTTTGGTGACTCGAATTCGGATACCGGTGGAAAATCAGCAGCATTCCGTCAAGTGCCTCCACCCAATGGACTAACTTTCTTTGGCAGTCCAATGGGCAGAATGTGCGATGGTCGTCTAATCATAGACCTCATAG CTGACAGGTTGGAGTTACAGTACTTGAGTCCATATTTAGATTCAGTAATGGCAAATTTTAGAAATGGTGCAAATTTTGCAACAGCAGGTTCATCTATACTTCCTGGTGGTTATAGTCCTTTTAGCCTTGAGGTTCAAATTTCTCAGTTTTTACAATTCAAAAAAAGGACTATTTTGCTCTCTGATTTATCAA TtccaaataaatcaaaatggtCTTCTTCAAAAGTCAACATTGCAAATCCACAAGATTTTTCAAAGGCACTGTACACATTTGACATTGGACAGAATGACCTTTCTTATGGTTTTCAATATACCCATGAAGCACAAGTCAGAGCATCCATTCCACTAATCATAGACAATTTTACTCAAGCAATTCAt CAACTATACTATGAAGGGGCTGTGAATTTCTGGATCCACAATACAGGTCCCATTGGCTGTTTGCCCTACAGTGTGATAGATTATCCATTGAAGCCTCAGGGATTGGATGGCATTGGGTGCATAGAGAACGAAAACAAGGTGGCTCGTGAGTTTAACGAGCAACTCAAGGACAGGATATTACACTTAAGAGCAGAGCTTCCTGGTGCTGCATTTACTTATGTTGACATTTATTCAGCTAAGTATCAACTAATTAGCTCTGCCAAGGAACAAG GTTTTGGAGACCCATTGAAATTCTGCTGTGGATGGTACAATAATGGTTCTGAAGTTGCATGTGGTCAGACAGCTATAGTGAATGGCACAGAGCATGGGAAGGCATGTAGTGATCCCACAAAGTACATTAGCTGGGATGGAGTACATTACACAGATGCTGCAAATGTCTGGTTAGCCAAATCAATTCTCAATGGCTCTTTCTCAGACCCTCCAGTTCCCATTGAACAATCTTGCAGTCACTCATTAACCTGA
- the LOC107023436 gene encoding ribosome-binding factor PSRP1, chloroplastic: protein MATLSLSPSVGTTFHSLHSYPTGSSSYSSSCPATASPALSLTLSSTNSGFLNSAFKMNEVNVPVRNRVTKSFGVRMSWDGPLSSVKLILQGKNLELTPAVKDYVEEKLGKAVQKHSHLAREVDVRLSVRGGELGKGPKIRRCEVTLFTKKHGVIRAEEDGESIYGSIDMVSSIIQRKLRKIKEKDSDHGRHMKGFDRLKVRDPEALLVQEDLETVSQEEEVEDDDKSDGFVTEVVRKKSFDMPPLSVNEAIEQLENVDHDFYGFRNEETGEINIVYRRKEGGYGLIIPKEDGKTEKLEPLEVEPEKEPSIAE from the exons ATGGCGACTCTTTCCCTTTCCCCTTCCGTGGGAACAACTTTTCACTCTCTCCATAGCTACCCAACTGGTTCCTCATCctattcttcttcttgtccCGCTACTGCTTCTCCAGCTTTGTCACTGACATTGTCATCTACCAATTCAGGATTTTTAAATTCAGCTTTCAAGATGAATGAAGTTAATGTTCCTGTCAGGAATAGGGTGACAAAATCCTTTGGGGTCCGGATGTCTTGGGATGGTCCTCTTTCTTCTGTTAAACTCATTCTTCAAGGGAAAAATCTTGAG TTAACACCTGCTGTAAAGGACTATGTGGAAGAGAAGTTGGGTAAGGCAGTTCAAAAGCACAGCCATCTAGCCAGGGAAGTGGATGTTAGGCTGTCTGTTCGAGGTGGAGAGCTTGGAAAAGGCCCAAAAATTCGAAGATGTGAA GTTACTTTATTTACGAAAAAGCATGGAGTGATTCGTGCAGAGGAAGACGGTGAGTCAATTTATGGAAGTATAGATATGGTATCATCAATTATACAGAGAAAGTTGCGGAAAATTAAGGAGAAGGATTCAGACCATGGTCGCCACATGAAGGGCTTCGATAGGCTGAAAGTCAGGGACCCAGAGGCGCTGTTAGTTCAAGAGGATCTTGAAACAGTTTCCCAAGAGgaagaagttgaagatgatGACAAGAGTGATGGCTTTGTTACTGAG GTTGTTCGTAAGAAGTCCTTTGACATGCCACCTTTAAGTGTCAATGAAGCAATTGAACAGCTGGAAAATGTCGACCATGACTTCTATGGTTTCCGGAATGAGGAAACTG GTGAGATTAACATTGTTTATAGACGAAAAGAAGGGGGTTATGGACTTATTATTCCAAAGGAAGATGGTAAAACAGAGAAGTTAGAGCCCTTGGAGGTTGAACCAGAGAAAGAACCGTCGATAGCAGAATAA